One Nicotiana tomentosiformis chromosome 4, ASM39032v3, whole genome shotgun sequence genomic window carries:
- the LOC138910086 gene encoding uncharacterized protein: protein MVTPEWSQPYEIMCDASDVAVGAVLGQRKDKMFRPIYYANRTLNDAQVNYDTTEKEFFVVVFAFDKFRSYLVGSKVIVHMDHSALKYLLSKKNSKPCLMRPPWYTDVANLLASRWLPRDLSCDQRRKLQDGVIRRCVPKGEMASILSHCHDGAAGGHYGGNHTAAKVMKVGFYWPTLCKDTRGYVAACDKCQRAGKHRLAHMNELEEFRLDAYENARIFKEKTKRFHDRLINPKGFHEGDKVLLYNSRLRLFPGKFKSRWVGPYVVKYVLPYGAIEIQDEERNESFKVNGNKLKQYLVGGFDKQTSSIVIK from the exons ATGGTGACACCTGAGTGGAGCCAGCCATATGAGATAATGTGTGATGCCAGTGATGTAGCTGTGGGGGCAGTTCTGgggcaaagaaaagataaaatgtTTAGGCCTATTTACTATGCCAACAGGACATTGAATGATGCTCAAGTCAACTATGACACTACTGAGAAAGAGTTCTTTGTCGTGGTCTTTGCTTTTGACAAGTTTAGATCATACCTGGTGGGGAGCAAAGTGATTGTACACATGGATCACTCAGCCTTAAAATATCTGTTGAGTAAGAAGAACTCCAAGCCGTGTCTGATGCG GCCGCCTTGGTATACTGATGTAGCCAACCTTTTAGCTAGTAGGTGGTTGCCACGTGATCTCTCTTGTGATCAAAGAAGGAAGCTTCAAG atggtgtgattcgaagGTGTGTGCCTAAAGGAGAGATGGCAAGCATTCTTTCCCATTGCCATGATGGAGCAGCTGGAGGACACTATGGTGGAAATCACACTGCAGCAAAGGTTATGAAAGTCGGCTTCTATTGGCCTACTTTGTGCAAAGACACACGGGGGTATGTAGCCGCATGTGACAAGTGTCAAAGGGCAG GTAAACACAGGTTGGCGCATATGAATGAATTAGAGGAGTTTAGACTGGACGCATATGAAAATGCACGAATCTTTAAGGAAAAGACAAAGAGGTTTCATGATCGACTGATTAATCCAAAGGGGTTTCATGAAGGGGACAAAGTCTTACTATACAATAGTAGACTTAGGTTGTTCCCCGGAAAATTCAAATCAAGATGGGTAGGTCCGTATGTGGTTAAATACGTCTTGCCGTATGGCGCCATTGAAATACAAGATGAAGAAAGGAATGAAAGTTTTAAGGTGAATGGGAACAAGTTAAAACAGTACCTTGTTGGAGGATTTGACAAGCAAACCTCCAGCATCGTGATCAAATGA